A single region of the Podospora pseudopauciseta strain CBS 411.78 chromosome 1, whole genome shotgun sequence genome encodes:
- a CDS encoding hypothetical protein (EggNog:ENOG503NVR7; COG:L), giving the protein MAVNMDREGKVGCAYYSAVDETLFLEDDIAMGGIETVETFLLHLEPTSVLISNRAADSLVQFLEPNAQKFDDDQTSRTDKGPYILRHLVSAQFNYDTARELLANVGIFSDESQEPDPLQVQSGEEEPIQCIGSSSHINLVRLARIINLESQLSVGCAGAVLTDLERRRAVEEESCSGEEGKVPFQVKRIKMNLSTDTMLLGADALISLNIIRPHLQAIPGLRGSSDEPRAKENLSVADLLASLASTTQGKQKVRQMLLRPSLNLDVIHQRQSTIHMMLDPENVSIVKSMRKLLKRLKSPKTLLLHVKKGVDRVRGHLSLRMSDWKAVVRFATVAANVHQAVTSLVRTSGLEIISKICDTIDPRPFLLLADKIMRTFDFEASKDSQRTIILSGASPGLDQLRQELAEVCDMLPDIRDNIAREAPRWANKHILHCTVMEQSGFLIGVAIKPDTGVGVYYGHDLLDDEWELVFVTEGVAYYKNKLMHDLDSQYGDLPSYITEEEMLLVMELSGHVREQEKAILAASEIYGELDSLSALASAAEKYNWVAPTMTTSNIIDIIDGRHPLQELVVPSFIPNNCSLRGGFGKTKLHGSLDEDECMEGADETASICSTKNTHDLNMNDSFWYNDSLVDDDGYNRMSLDPDQEDMGGEEKENTMDELENYQRTEASFMSASRSISSPEISFSWPTTQAPSRPSTLSQRASSTGLYGSEVSDEEDFTVYEGKPCMLVLTGPNDSGKSVYMKQVALIVQLAHVGSFVPAGRATIGLTDRILTRILTRETVLDDQSAFMIDIKQAAFALNFATKRSLLVVDEFGKGTTASNGAALLASYLSHFIELGKSQQPKVLAATHFHEVFENGLLDGYQEDDLALAHMDVRLNLGADAIEDQVTYLHRLLPGRGPSSLGIKCAEMRGIPARILNRADEIVEMLEAGVSLTQVPARLSGEELQRQIEATFLTRWLLALPRGVLERAKNGDPSIDVRAMLEQAMRDARQAALDGLAEYVGEGGGLSGDCEMEGEEEDIEMEDAGGSSDFDW; this is encoded by the exons ATGGCCGTCAACATGGATCGGGAGGGCAAAGTGGGCTGCGCTTACTATAGCGCCGTGGATGAAACGCTGTTTCTTGAGGACGACATAGCCATGGGAGGCATAGAGACTGTTGAAACCTTTCTCCTTCACCTGGAGCCAACCTCGGTTCTCATTTCCAATCGTGCAGCGGATTCACTAGTTCAATTTCTCGAACCAAACGCACAAAAGTTCGATGATGATCAGACATCACGTACAGACAAAGGCCCCTATATTCTACGCCACCTTGTTTCAGCACAGTTCAACTACGACACAGCGAGAGAGCTATTAGCCAATGTCGGCATTTTCTCGGACGAGTCGCAAGAGCCCGACCCCCTTCAGGTGCAGtctggagaggaagagccTATTCAATGCATTGGGTCTTCTAGCCATATCAACCTTGTGCGCTTGGCAAGAATCATCAATTTGGAAAGCCAGCTTTCTGTAGGGTGTGCTGGGGCAGTTCTCACCGACCTCGAACGCCGAAGGGCAGTGGAGGAAGAGTCCTGCTCCGGTGAAGAAGGGAAGGTTCCGTTTCAGGTGAAACGTATCAAGATGAACCTTTCCACAGATACCATGCTGCTCGGCGCCGATGCCCTGATATCGCTTAACATTATACGTCCGCATCTTCAAGCCATTCCTGGACTCCGCGGGTCTAGCGACGAACCACGAGCCAAAGAAAACCTCTCTGTAGCGGACCTTCTGGCCTCGCTGGCATCAACGACGCAGGGAAAGCAGAAAGTGCGCCAGATGCTGCTGCGGCCAAGTCTCAACCTCGACGTGATACATCAACGCCAGTCGACGATTCATATGATGTTGGATCCAGAGAATGTTTCAATTGTGAAGAGTATGCGCAAACTGCtcaagaggttgaagagtCCCAAGACACTGCTGCTCCACGTAAAGAAAGGCGTGGATCGTGTAAGGGGCCATCTGTCGCTCCGAATGAGCGACTGGAAAGCTGTGGTTCGCTTTGCTACAGTTGCTGCCAACGTTCACCAGGCCGTGACCTCACTTGTCCGCACCTCGGGGCTTGAGATCATCTCCAAG ATCTGCGACACGATTGATCCTCGTccgtttcttcttcttgccgaCAAAATCATGAGAACATTTGACTTCGAGGCTTCCAAGGACAGCCAACGTACCATAATTTTGTCGGGTGCAAGCCCTGGACTGGATCAGCTTAGGCAAGAGTTGGCGGAGGTCTGTGACATGCTTCCTGATATCAGGGATAACATTGCGAGGGAGGCTCCCAGGTGGGCAAACAAACATATTCTACACTGCACCGTCATGGAACAGTCGGGCTTTCTTATCGGTGTTGCCATCAAGCCAGATACCGGCGTGGGGGTCTACTATGGGCATGACCTCCTCGATGATGAATGGGAACTGGTCTTTGTGACCGAAGGAGTCGCCTATTACAAGAACAAGCTGATGCACGATCTCGACTCACAATATGGCGACTTACCATCCTACATCACCGAAGAAGAAATGCTTCTGGTCATGGAGCTATCTGGCCATGTTCGAGAGCAGGAAAAGGCAatcctcgccgcctcggAAATATACGGTGAACTTGACAGTCTGTCAGCATTGGCCTCCGCGGCGGAAAAGTACAACTGGGTGGCACCTACGATGACCACTTCCAACATCATCGACATTATCGACGGacgccaccccctccaagagTTGGTAGTTCCGTCATTTATACCCAACAATTGTAGTTTGcgaggtgggtttgggaaaACCAAGCTACATGGAAGCCTGGACGAAGACGAGTGCATGGAAGGGGCTGATGAGACCGCTTCTATATGCTCCACCAAGAACACACACGACTTGAACATGAATGACAGTTTTTGGTACAATGACAGCCtcgttgatgatgacgggtATAACCGCATGTCCCTCGACCCGGACCAGGAAGATATGGGCGgtgaagagaaggaaaacaCCATGGACGAATTGGAAAACTATCAGAGGACCGAAGCAAGCTTCATGTCGGCTTCCCGATCCATATCCTCCCCAGAGATTTCTTTCAGCTGGCCAACTACACAAGCCCCATCACGCCCCTCGACTTTGTCCCAACGCGCTTCTAGTACCGGGTTGTATGGCTCCGAGGTATCCGACGAGGAAGACTTTACGGTGTACGAAGGCAAGCCGTGTATGTTAGTACTCACCGGTCCCAATGATTCAGGCAAGAGCGTCTACATGAAACAGGTTGCGCTCATTGTACAGCTGGCCCATGTGGGGAGTTTTGTCCCTGCAGGGAGAGCCACAATAGGTCTGACGGACCGCATACTGACGAGAATTCTGACGCGCGAGACAGTTCTCGACGACCAAAGTGCTTTTATGATCGATATAAAGCAGGCAGCTTTTGCGTTGAATTTTGCCACAAAGAGGAGCTTACTTGTAGTGGACGAGTTTGGAAAGGGCACCACGGCATCAAACGGCGCGGCTCTTCTCGCTTCTTATCTGTCCCATTTTATCGAGCTTGGGAAATCGCAGCAACCAAAGGTTCTTGCAGCAACGCACTTTCATGAGGTGTTCGAAAATGGCCTACTCGATGGCTACCAAGAAGACGACCTTGCTTTGGCGCACATGGATGTTCGTCTCAACCTGGGTGCAGATGCGATCGAGGACCAGGTCACATACTTGCATCGTCTCTTGCCGGGGCGGGGCCCATCAAGTTTGGGAATAAAGTGTGCCGAGATGCGAGGCATACCGGCCCGCATTCTGAATCGAGCGGATGAGATTGTCGAGATGTTGGAGGCTGGGGTCAGCTTGACGCAGGTGCCAGCAAGGCTCTCGGGTGAAGAGTTGCAAAGGCAGATCGAGGCAACTTTTTTGACAAGGTGGCTTCTCGCGCTGCCTAGAGGTGTGTTGGAGAGAGCTAAGAACGGGGACCCGTCTATTGATGTGAGGGCCATGTTGGAGCAGGCGATGCGAGATGCTAGGCAGGCGGCTCTTGATGGTCTTGCAGAGTATgtcggtgagggtgggggcCTCAGTGGTGATTGTGAGatggaaggcgaggaagaggatatTGAGATGGAAGATGCCGGGGGGTCGTCGGATTTTGACTGGTAA
- a CDS encoding hypothetical protein (COG:S; EggNog:ENOG503P3S2), with translation MHILWRPACPVPICETSLACSSQETKRGQVESKTGSRQLEFLEDGWVWMKEPSTWDRVLETMRIGGESFRLSACTQLDRCGYATIGIWPLLPWHFWECSQPVGIVVTRSISKSTAKGINPNSSTMTLISKSITAFGSLLLAHACYSAQEHSALQSFRAATSAALTSTPTAATSLPIDIAIETAVAILVILVGLVLGTSPLRPIQWREWAGKIEREGEDGFKDNNGQVNRDYLGNPFAYIEGRPNFVDIRKQRNEFTEWVKGQGQEQK, from the exons ATGCATATTTTGTGGCGCCCAGCCTGCCCCGTCCCGATCTGTGAAACATCGCTAGCTTGTAGCAGCCaggaaacaaaaagaggCCAGGTTGAATCAAAGACAGGTTCCCGTCAGCTTGAGTTCTTGGAagatggatgggtttggATGAAAGAACCGAGTACTTGGGACCGTGTCTTGGAGACAATGAGAATAGGGGGTGAAAGTTTTCGTTTAAGTGCATGCACACAACTGGACCGTTGCGGCTATGCAACTATCGGGATATGGCCCCTGCTTCCTTGGCATTTCTGGGAGTGCTCCCAACCAGTTGGCATCGTCGTCACCAGAAGCATCTCCAAGTCAACAGCAAAAGGCATAAACCCAAATTCCTCCACCATGACGTTAATATCCAAGTCCATCACTGCTTTTGGCAGTCTTTTACTCGCACATGC GTGCTACTCGGCCCAGGAGCATTCGGCCCTGCAGTCGTTTCGAGCTGCCACCTCGGCGGCATTGACGTCAACTCCCACCGCTGCCACATCCCTGCCGATAGATATCGCGATCGAAACGGCTGTTGCTATTCTGGTTATTCTTGTTGGCCTGGTTCTCGGCACATCCCCCCTGCGCCCGATCCAGTGGCGTGAGTGGGCTGGGAAGAttgaaagggagggggaggacgggTTCAAGGACAACAACGGGCAGGTGAACCGGGACTACTTGGGCAATCCGTTCGCGTACATCGAGGGTAGGCCAAACTTTGTGGACATTCGGAAGCAACGCAATGAGTTTACCGAGTGGGTGAAAGGACAGGGGCAAGAGCAAAAGTGA
- a CDS encoding hypothetical protein (EggNog:ENOG503P1C0), giving the protein MGGSAFSDLENPPYTPHMPTDIYEQIKASCHTALEKIFLHVATPVEGPAKADHGDIDILVANERRLTLQDSDEDTTPSPLPTLHTKIREALGAEFHKAIHNTTNLVVPWPGSNGQKHIQVDVRICKNEEELDWYLFKYGHGDLWNLLGSTIRPFGLTVDESSLWIRIPEIEKFDRKKAKILLTKSPTAILTFLGISLEPFKSGKPFPTVEALYEYVTTCRYFFVRPASEENDGDGAGLVGGEEGVKKLKSNDRQRMRQRAVYRRWIEEYIPSLREQGLHVRSDVSVKKMRASVQEDAFAAFDVEVEWNARLKDWRLQKNVEATRKLIKEVIPADVTDVNYRGCLLSGLKKIIMEDGDSTGLDFVSRPDFKNEDGLYDEEVIRHFVEEKIDEVGKVALEVQLERSRAVMQKKRRRWQAPQNRRFKGEE; this is encoded by the exons ATGGGCGGCTCAGCCTTCTCAGACCTGGAGAATCCTCCATACACTCCTCACATGCCCACAGATATCTACGAGCAGATAAAGGCATCCTGTCATACCGCTCTCGAAAAGATTTTCCTCCACGTGGCCACCCCCGTCGAGGGCCCTGCCAAAGCCGACCACGGCGACATCGACATCCTCGTCGCAAACGAGCGGCGTCTCACACTTCAGGATTCCGATGAAGACACGACTCCCTCGCCCCTGCCCACACTACACACCAAGATCCGAGAAGCACTAGGCGCAGAATTCCACAAAGCCATCCACAACACTACAAACCTAGTCGTCCCTTGGCCCGGCTCCAACGGACAAAAACACATCCAAGTTGACGTCCGTATCTGCAAGAACGAAGAGGAGCTAGACTGG TACCTCTTCAAATACGGCCACGGCGACCTCTGGAACCTCCTCGGCTCCACCATCCGCCCTTTCGGCCTGACAGTAGACGAATCCTCCCTCTGGATCCGCATCCCAGAAATCGAAAAATTCGACCGCAAAAAGGCCAaaatcctcctcaccaaatCCCCTACCGCAatcctcaccttcctcgGCATCAGTCTCGAGCCGTTCAAGTCCGGCAAGCCTTTCCCAACGGTGGAGGCCCTCTACGAGTACGTAACCACCTGCCGCTACTTTTTTGTCCGCCCCGCCTCGGAAGAAAATGACGGCGATGGCGCTGGCCTTGtaggaggcgaggaaggcgtcAAAAAGCTCAAGAGCAATGACCGGCAGAGGATGAGGCAGCGGGCTGTGTACAGGAGGTGGATAGAGGAGTATATCCCCAGTCTTCGGGAGCAGGGCCTGCACGTCAGGTCGGATGTCTCGGTCAAGAAGATGCGCGCCTCGGTGCAGGAGGACGCTTTTGCCGCGTTTGACGTGGAGGTGGAGTGGAACGCACGACTGAAGGACTGGCGGTTGCAGAAGAATGTGGAGGCGACGAGGAAGTTGATCAAGGAGGTCATACCTGCCGACGTTACGGATGTGAATTATAGGGGTTGCTTGCTGTCTGGGTTGAAGAAGATCATTATGGAGGATGGCGATTCAACTGGGCTCGATTTCGTTTCCCGCCCAGACTTCAAAAATGAGGATGGGCTTTATGACGAGGAGGTTATCCGGCATTTTGTGGAGGAAAAGATTGACGAGGTAGGCAAGGTGGCGTTGGAAGTGCAGCTGGAGAGGTCAAGGGCAGTgatgcaaaaaaaaaggagaagatggCAAGCGCCGCAGAATAGGCGTTTCAAAGGGGAGGAATGA
- a CDS encoding hypothetical protein (COG:Q; EggNog:ENOG503P1ZJ) has product MSTTAISFRLPKAASQGFQNASAYDTHRPSYPQEAVTSLLSALGLLGKQNTKILEIAAGTGKFTELLANREEGFNVIAVEPHGDMRGQLTGKGLKGVDVRDGHAGRLAVEDEEWADGYIAAQSFHWFANEETLKEAHRVLKKGRGLGAIWNIEDYNKPREWKATTTWEEKLNSWIYSISSDGQPRFRDGQWRGALEDQQLFALPLSEETVKWMVWLSEGALWSRINTLSQVAILEGSDREAAVRVFKEALQSPDVERNEKGEIALHGVTYFVWTKKLDS; this is encoded by the exons ATGTCCACCACTGCTATCTCGTTCCGGCTCCCCAAAGCTGCGAGCCAAGGCTTCCAGAACGCTTCTGCTTACGACACCCACCGGCCCTCATACCCTCAAGAAGCCGTCACTTCGTTACTTTCCGCGCTGGGACTGCTGGGCAAGCAAAATACCAAGATCCTCGAGATTGCCGCTGGCACGGGGAAGTTCACCGAGCTGCTTGCCAACCGAGAGGAGGGATTCAACGTGATAGCCGTTGAGCCCCACGGGGACATGAGGGGTCAGCTCACTGGGAAGGGGCTAAAGGGTGTCGATGTGAGGGATGGTCATGCGGGaaggttggcggtggaggatgaggagtgggCGGATGGGTATATTGCTGCGCAGAGCTTTCATTG GTTCGCAAATGAGGAGACGTTGAAGGAAGCTCATCGAGTCTTAAAAAAAGGGCGAGGGTTAGGTGCGATTTGGAATATTGAAGACT ACAACAAACCCCGTGAGTGGAAGGCAACGACTACGTGGGAGGAGAAACTGAACTCATG GATTTATTCCATATCATCCGACGGCCAGCCTCGTTTCCGCGATGGCCAATGGAGAGGTGCCTTGGAGGACCAACAGCTATTCGCGCTTCCACTTAGTGAGGAAACCGTGAAATGGATGGTGTGGCTGTCGGAGGGTGCGCTTTGGTCTCGTATCAACACTCTCAGCCAGGTGGCGATACTGGAAGGGTCAGACAGAGAGGCGGCTGTCAGGGTGTTCAAGGAGGCGCTTCAGTCACCAGATGTTGAGAGGAAcgagaagggggagattgCTCTTCATGGCGTTACCTACTTTGTGTGGACCAAGAAGCTCGACTCTTGA
- the LSM6 gene encoding U4/U6-U5 snRNP complex subunit lsm6 (COG:A; EggNog:ENOG503P6ZD), which produces MENGAITQGEGKDPSGWLSEIIGHPVTVKLNSGVVYKGELQSVDGYMNIALEKTEEYVNGAKRRSYGDAFVRGNNVMYIAAN; this is translated from the exons ATGGAGAACGGCGCTATAACTCAGGGAGAGGGTAAGGACCCATCAGGCTGGCTCAGCGAAATCATTGGACATCCTGTCACGGTCAAGCTCAACTCAGGTGTTGTTTACAAGG GGGAGCTGCAGTCTGTGGATGGATACATGAACATTGCCCTGGAAAAGACCGAGGAGTATGTTAATGGCGCCAAGCGAAGAAGCTACGGCGACGCCTTTGTCAGAGGCAACAACG TCATGTATATCGCTGCCAATTAA
- a CDS encoding hypothetical protein (COG:A; COG:T; EggNog:ENOG503NY3C): MGDTPLQHGAPTEFLGQDAPPGTLSVSSSSLGPGHIAAEHPSVYPSTRPQQQPDAGSQHAFAIQLEMTHQQRTGGFDMSSMANALPQQAYRPGSYGQSPQRYNAPGISSSGTAPQIPVSQYGAPNVMGPAALSPQYYIPQPHMAAQYYPTPLPPQQPAGANMPPRGDVNYYGSHVVNQQHHPGAHYYYPPTAHFSGQSPHVATQLMLGQYAQSNLHHLDAGAQHPHLNNQGVPIHSPAHHGTPSTESRQNNVVRGPPRKPRQSGHAIWIGNLPPQTELMSLVHHVCKEADGLESLFLISKSNCAFANFKDEQSCIAAQRKLHDSKFMTVRLVSRLRKSTVEGPAGITAPTGPAISSTPTVTAAQEQATTIGPDSDETKTPAFSTPAAAADSSVTSPKLESGSSQKDRFFVLKSLTVEDLELSVRTNIWATQSHNEEALNNAFKDSDNVYLVFSANKSGEYFGYARMTSPINDDPAAAIEFAPKAQSSADVDLPKAIATEATEFAPKGRIIDDSARGTIFWEADRGDQTPDGGQDEESGGSVGGDNGSVQGVGQENGVGAESKAWGKPFHLEWLSTARLPFYKTRGLRNPWNSNREVKIARDGTELEPSVGRRLIGLFNRIQSPAMPIIPGMGPGPVPVHVPVSTAGIPLAAGGYSMPSVLMR; the protein is encoded by the exons ATGGGAGATACACCACTCCAGCACGGCGCTCCAACAGAGTTCCTCGGACAAGACGCCCCTCCGGGAACGCTTTCGGTCTCATCCTCAAGTCTCGGGCCGGGTCACATCGCTGCTGAGCATCCGTCCGTGTACCCCTCAACACgccctcaacagcagccagaCGCCGGATCGCAACATGCCTTTGCAATTCAACTCGAAATGACGCATCAACAAAGAACCGGGGGCTTCGATATGAGCAGCATGGCCAACGCCCTGCCCCAGCAAGCATACCGACCGGGCTCTTACGGACAAAGCCCACAGAGATATAACGCGCCTGGAATATCATCCTCCGGAACGGCGCCTCAAATCCCTGTCTCTCAATATGGGGCACCGAACGTTATGGGACCCGCCGCCCTTTCTCCTCAGTATTACATACCACAACCGCATATGGCGGCGCAGTACTACCCGACTCCCCTACccccccagcagccagcGGGTGCTAACATGCCACCTCGGGGAGATGTGAACTACTATGGTAGCCATGTTGTgaaccaacaacatcacccaGGCGCACACTACTATTACCCGCCGACCGCACACTTTTCTGGGCAGTCGCCGCATGTAGCAACACAGCTCATGCTTGGACAGTATGCGCAATCGAATCTGCACCACCTCGATGCTGGTGCGCAACACCCGCATCTCAACAATCAAGGGGTTCCTATCCATTCCCCGGCCCATCATGGAACGC CCTCGACAGAAAGCCGTCAAAATAATGTTGTTCGCGGTCCTCCCCGAAAGCCGCGCCAGAGTG GCCACGCTATATGGATCGGCAACCTACCTCCTCAGACAGAGCTCATGAGTTTGGTTCATCACGTCTGCAAGGAAGCTGATGGACTGGAGTCACTGTTCCTCATCTCGAAAAGTAACTGCGCGTTCGCGAACTTCAAGGACGAGCAGTCATGTATCGCGGCGCAACGAAAACTCCACGACTCAAAATTCATGACTGTCAGACTGGTCAGCCGGTTGCGAAAAAGCACGGTAGAAGGACCTGCCGGTATCACGGCACCGACAGGACCGGCTATCTCGTCCACGCCGACGGTAACAGCGGCTCAGGAACAAGCTACTACTATTGGACCCGATTCGGATGAAACAAAAACTCCCGCTTTTTCGACGCCGGCGGCCGCTGCCGATTCGAGTGTAACAAGCCCCAAGTTGGAAAGTGGTTCTTCTCAGAAGGACAGGTTCTTTGTTCTCAAGAGTCTGACggtggaggacttggagcTGAGTGTCAGAACGAATATATGGGCGACTCAGTCGCATAACGAAGAGGCCCTCAATAATGCCTTTAAA GACTCGGACAACGTCTATCTCGTGTTCTCTGCAAACAAATCTGGCGAATACTTTGGCTACGCCCGCATGACATCTCCCATCAACGACGACCCCGCAGCAGCGATAGAATTTGCACCCAAGGCACAGTCCTCGGCTGATGTTGACCTTCCCAAGGCCATAGCCACCGAAGCCACCGAATTCGCGCCCAAGGGCCGGATTATCGATGACTCTGCCCGCGGCACCATTTTTTGGGAGGCAGACCGCGGAGACCAGACGCCTGATGGCGGGCAAGATGAGGAATCCGGTGGGTCGGTCGGTGGGGACAATGGAAGTGTCCAAGGTGTTGGTCAAGAGAatggggttggtgctgaGTCTAAAGCATGGGGCAAGCCGTTCCATCTGGAGTGGCTGTCAACGGCGAGGCTTCCGTTTTATAAGACTAGGGGACTTAGGAATCCCTGGAACTCCAACAGGGAGGTGAAGATTGCTAGAGACGGAACAGAGCTGGAGCCCTCAGTTGGAAGGAGGCTGATTGGGTTGTTCAACAGGATACAGAGTCCGGCCATGCCTATCATTCCAGGAATGGGACCAGGGCCAGTGCCTGTGCATGTCCCTGTGTCAACGGCCGGAATCCCGCTGGCAGCCGGGGGCTACTCCATGCCGAGtgtgttgatgaggtga
- a CDS encoding hypothetical protein (COG:O; EggNog:ENOG503P2JN) produces the protein MFSRSFYGADPSFTPLFRLLDDFDNYSREVQGNGNDHHQNGSRNSRRAIRTFTPKFDISESADAYELHGELPGIAREDLSIEFTDPQTIVIKGKVERTRTAGTPPAGLLENNGQASKAITESGEDQHPSHKVTVEDEKPEDEKATSTTTVAKTGENKEAATHHKNKQPETKFWLQERSIGEFSRTFSFPSRVELDGVKAGLDNGILTVVVPKAKKPQVHKVPIC, from the coding sequence ATGTTCTCCCGCAGCTTCTACGGTGCCGACCCCAGCTTCACTCccctcttccgcctccttGACGACTTTGACAACTACTCGCGCGAAGTCCAAGGTAACGgcaacgaccaccaccagaacGGATCCCGCAACTCTCGCCGCGCCATTCGCACCTTCACCCCCAAGTTCGACATCAGCGAGTCGGCTGATGCCTACGAGCTCCACGGCGAGCTCCCTGGCATTGCCCGCGAGGACCTCAGCATCGAGTTCACCGACCCCCAGACCATTGTGATCAAGGGCAAGGTGGAGAGAACCCGCACCGCCGGAACCCCTCCCGCGGGTCTCCTCGAGAACAACGGCCAAGCCAGCAAGGCCATCACCGAGAGCGGCGAGGACCAGCACCCTTCTCACAAGGTCACcgtcgaggatgagaagcccgaggacgagaaggccaccagcaccaccaccgtggCCAAGACCGGCGAGAACAAGGAGGCTGCCACCCACCACAAGAACAAGCAGCCCGAGACCAAGTTCTGGCTCCAGGAGCGCTCGATCGGCGAGTTTAGCCGCACTTTCAGCTTCCCCAGCCGGGTCGAGCTCGACGGTGTCAAGGCTGGCCTCGACAATGGCATCTTGACTGTTGTGGTGCCCAAGGCGAAGAAGCCTCAGGTCCACAAGGTTCCGATCTGCTAG
- the PRE7 gene encoding Proteasome subunit beta type-6 (BUSCO:EOG0926457R; COG:O; MEROPS:MER0005692; EggNog:ENOG503NZ3T): MAMFSQNPLLNGPNYSFSEAPKFNAPEGARQHRFDPYTDNGGSTLAIAGADFTIMAGDTRLTSGYSINSRFHPKVFKIGGTTSDQSDATLVLSVVGFAADGEALKERLDAICKMYRYRHGKPMSVKACAQRLSTILYQKRFFPYYAYAILGGLDEEGKGAVYSYDPVGSYEREQCRAGGAAASLIMPFLDNQVNFKNQFIPGSGEGHALQERERRPLTRQEVETLVKDAFDGAVERHIEVGDGLQMMIITKEGIEEVILPLKRD, from the exons ATGGCCATGTTCAGCCAGAACCCGCTCTTGAACGGGCCCAACTACTCGTTCAGCGAGGCACCCAAATTCAACGCTCCCGAGGGAGCTCGACAGCATCGCTTTGACCC ATACACCGACAATGGTGGCTCGACCCTTGCCATCGCCGGCGCCGacttcaccatcatggcTGGCGATACCCGTTTGACCTCGGGTTACAGTATCAACTCTCGGTTCCACCCCAAGGTGTTCAAGATCGGCGGCACAACTTCCGACCAGAGTGATGCAACACTGGTTCTCTCGGTCGTAGGGTTTGCGGCGGACGGGGAAGCTCTCAAGGAACGGCTCGATGCCATTTGCAAAATGTACCGCTACCGCCATGGGAAACCCATGAGCGTCAAGGCGTGTGCACAGCGGCTGTCGACAATTCTTTACCAGAAGCGATTCTTCCCATACTACGCCTATGCTATCCTTGGCGGcctcgacgaggagggcaagggagCCGTCTACTCATACGATCCAGTCGGCAGCTACGAGCGGGAACAATGCCGGGCAGGCGGTGCCGCGGCCAGTTTGATCATGCCATTCCTCGACAACCAAGTCAACTTCAAGAACCAGTTCATTCCGGGCAGCGGTGAAGGTCATGCTCTCCAAGAACGCGAGCGACGCCCGTTGACTCGTCAGGAGGTCGAGACTCTGGTGAAGGATGCCTTTGACGGGGCTGTCGAGCGTCATATTGAAGTCGGCGACGGACTGCAGATGATGATTATTACAAAGGAAGGGATTGAGGAGGTTATTTTGCCCCTCAAGAGAGATTAG